GTGCTGGACGTACCGGATCACGAGCGTGCTGCTCCGGGAGGTGGCGCATGACGCACCTGCTGGCTTCGACTCAGTTCGGCGCCTCGCACGCCGTCACCGTCACGCTCGCCTTGAGCGCGCTGCTCTTTGTCACGGGTCTGGTCGGATTCCTGGTGCGGCGCAACATGATCCTGATGTTCCTCTCCACCGAGATCATGTTCCAGGCCGCGGCCCTGGCCTTCATCGCCTTCGGGCGGATGCGCATGGACACCGGCGGGCAGATCTTTGTGATCTTCATCCTGACGGTCGCGGCAGCTGAAGCTGCTCTGGCCCTCGGTCTTGTCGTGCTGCTCTTCCGCCGCAAGGAAACCCTCAACAGCGAAGCGTGGTCGGAGCTGCACGAATGATGATGCTTCTGGCACAACATGAGGCCCCCGCTCACGCCGCCGTCACGGCGGTCGCAAAGGCCGTCGCCATGCCCGACCTGCGCTGGGCGGGTTGGATCCTGCTGCTGCCTGCGATCTCCGTGGTGCTCACCGGCCTTTGCGCCGCGCTTCGGGTGAAGAACAAGCTGCCCGGCTGGATCACGGTGCTGGCGCTGGCGGGCTCCTTCGCGCTGGTGCTCAAGCTCTACTTCCTGCGCGGCGAGGCGGGCGATCCGGTCACGATCCACCTCTGGGATTGGATGAACTTCCGCTGGGGCGATCAATCAAAGTGGCACTCGCTTCAAGCGGATGTCAGCATCTACCTCGACGGACTCACACTCTTCTGGATGCTCTTCGTGACCGGCCTGGGAACGCTGATCGCGCTCTACGCCACCGAGTACATGGAAGCCGACGTCGGCAAGGGCTACGCGCGATTCTTCAACGGCGTGAGCATCTTCATTCTGGCGATGTGCACGCTGGTGCTGGCCGACAACCTGCTGCTGCTCTATCTGGGCTGGGAGGGCGTCGGTCTGGCCAGCTATCTGCTCATCGGTTACTTCTACAAGAAGCCTTCCGCCGTGGCCGCGGGCAAGAAGGCCTTCATCGTCAACCGCGTCGGCGACCTCGGCCTGGCCGTGGGCATCTGGCTGATCTGGGTGAACTATGGCTCGATCGAGTACAGCACGCTTTTCCAGGTGTGGAACGACACCGCGCGCGGCGTGGGCGGCTTCGACCGCGCGTTGATTCCCTTCTGCCTGATGCTGGGCGCCTTCGGCAAGAGTGCGCAGCTTCCTCTCTACGTCTGGTTGCCCGACGCGATGGAAGGACCGACCCCGGTGTCGGCGCTGATCCACGCCGCGACTATGGTGACCGCGGGCGTCTACCTGATCGCCCGCATGTATCCGCTCTTCGCGCTGCATCCCGACGCGCTGGCCACCGTGGCCTGGGTCGGCGGGCTGACCGCGATCTTCTCCGCCACCATCGGCATGGCGCAATATGACTTCAAGCGCGTCTTCGCCTACAGCACCATCAGTCAGCTCGGCTACATGTTCATGGGGCTGGGCGTGGGCACCACCTTCGGCGCCGCCTATCACACGCTGACGCACGCCTTCTTCAAGGCCCTTTTGTTCCTCACCGCCGGAGCCGTCATGCATGGCTTCGCGGGGCAGCTTGATCTTCGCAAACTCTCAGGCTTGCGCCGCGTGCCCGGCTTCGCGATCGTCAGCTGGACCATGCTCATCGGCTGCCTCTGGCTCAGCGCCTTCCCCTTCACCGCGGGCATGCTCAGCAAGGATCTGATCCTGGTGCAGGCGATCGGTGGGACCGATCACGGATTCTTCTGGCTGGGCTGGATCGGCCTGATCACCGCGGCCTTGACCGCCTACTACTCCTTCCGCGTCTGGTTCCGCGTCTGCGCGGGGCCGGTCTTCTACATGCCCGGCGACGAAGGCCACGACGATCACGACAATCACGACGACCACCATCACGGGGCGCACGACAAGCACGCTTCGCACGAATTCCATCCCCACGCGCCGCGCCTGGCCATCAATGGCGTCCTGATCCTGATCATGCTTGGCGCCTTCGCCACCGGCATTCCCGGCTACATGGCGCTGCAAGGACATGAGAACTGGGCGCAGGTCATGATCGCGCACTCCTCCGCCGTCGCGGGCAGCGTCGAAGCCCATGTCCACGACGCGGTCTGCTTTGGCATGAATCCGCACAAGCTGGTCGAGGTCTTCGGCACCATCGCGGCGCTTGGCGGCATCGGCGTGGCCATGTACTTCCATCTGCTGCAGCGACGGGCCGCTGATCGCCTTCGCGCCTGGCTGCTGGCCCACAACTCCGTGCGCTGGATCCCGGTGGCCATGGAGAACAAGTGGTACGTGGATGAGATCTATCACGCGCTCTTCCGCGGTCCCGCGTGGATCACCGGACACATCCTGCACTTCACCGACAAGCATGTGGTGGACGGACTGCTGGTCAACGGCTTCGGCCGCATTCCCGCCGCCTTTGGCCGACTCTTCCAGCCGCTCTACAACGGCGTGCTGCAGGGCTATGCCACCACAATGGCCGGCGGCGCGGCCCTGGTCATCGCCTGGATCGTCTATCGCTGGATCAGCGGAGGCGCGACTTGATCCATCACCTCCTCCTCATCCTGCCAATCCTCACCGCGGCCGCCATTGCGTTCAGCTCGCAGCATTCCGCGAAGTGGATCGCCTTCGCCGGCTCCACCGCGACGTTCATCGCGGGCGCGGTCTTCGCGGTGCAATTCCCCAACTGGAGCACCGGCGGCTTCTGGCCCAACGAGGGCAGCACTTCAATCCTTGGCAGCTTCGGCGTGGATCTGAAGATCGGCGTGGACTCGGTCAGCATGCTGCTGGTGCTGCTGACGGTCTTCCTCACGCCGCTTTCGATCGCCGGCAGCTTCAGCGCCATCCGCACGCGGCAGCGCGAGTACTACGCCTGGTTCATGGTGCTGGAGACCAGCATGCTGCTGGCCTTCATGAGCCGCGATCTGATCTTCTTCTACATCGGCTACGAGTTCACGCTGATCCCGATGTTCTTCCTCATCAGCATCTGGGGCGGCCCGATGCGCGGGCCGGCGGCGATCAAGTTCTTCATCTTCACTTTCCTGGGCAGCGTCTTCACGCTCACCGCGGTCATCTTCGTCGCGGTGCGCCACTTTGAGAGCGCCGGCACCTGGACCTTCGGCATCGAGGAGCTGGTCAAGTTCTCCAGCACGCAGCTGAGCGACCGCGAGCAATTCTGGGTCTTCGTGGGATTGATCGTGGGCTTCGCCATCAAGACCCCCTTCTTCCCGACCCATTCGTGGCTGCCACTGGCCCACGACCAGGCCCCCACCGGCGGCAGCGTGATCCTGGCCGGCGTGCTGCTGAAGCTGGGCACCTACGGCGTCTTCCGCTTCGCGCTGCCGATGTCGCCGATCGGCGCGGTGGAGTGCTCCACCTTCTTCGCGATCCTGGGCATCATCGCCATCCTCTACATGAGCCTGGTCTGCTGGGTGCAGACCGACATCAAGAAGCTGATCGCCTACTCATCGGTCAGCCACATGGGTTTCGTGGTGCTGGGACTCTTCGCGCTCAACCCAATCGGCCTGCAGGGCGCGGTGATGTACATGGTCAACCACGGCCTGAGCACCGGCGCCTTGTTCCTCTGCATCGGCATGATCTACGAGCGATACCACACCAAGGACATGGAGCAACTGGGCGGACTGGTGGCGCGGATGCCGGTGTGGAGCTTCTTCATGATCGTCTTCACGCTTTCCAGCGTTGGCCTGCCGGGCCTCAACGGATTCATCGGCGAGTTCCTCTGTCTGATGGGCGCCTTCGTAGCCGAGCATGACCAGCCCGCGGGCTATCCCGGCGTGCTCGGCCCCTGGTATGCGGTTATCGCGGCCATCGGACTGATTCTTGGCGCGATGTACCTGCTCATCATGCTGGGCAAGATCGTCTGGGGTCCACTTCGTGAACCGCACGGCGACGGACACGCGGGCCACCACGGCGAGCACGCCGCCAGCGAACTGCCGCGCGACCTCAACTTCCGCGAGATCGCCATCCTGGCGCCGATCGCGCTGGTCTGCCTGGCCATCGGCCTCTATCCGCAGCCGATTCTCAACGCGGTCGAGCCCAACGTGAAGGAAACCCTGGCGAGCTTCCCCAAGGTGATCGACGCCCACAACGCCAAGCTGGGCACGCCCAACCCGAACAAGCCCACCGTGCACGCGGAGGCCCCGCGATGAGCGCCTTCCTTCCCATGGGCCCGAAGATCGCGGTGCTGATGCCGGAGATCATCGTCTTCGGCGGCAGCGTTGTGGTCAGCATCCTGGGCCTGAGCAAGAGCCGCACGATCCGCAAAAGCGTTCCGATGATCGCCGCCTTCACGCTCTTGGCCGCCTTGGCCGCACTGGCCACCGGCTACTCCAACGAGGCCGCTGAGCAGGCGGGCGTGCTGATGCCCGGCTTCAACAAGATCATCAAGGTCATAATCCTTGTGGTCGGACTGGGCCTGGTGGCCATCGCGGTCGGCCACGTCGATCGCCGCATGGAGGACGCCGTCGCCCGCGGCGTCACCGCCTTTGATCCGATCCGCGTGGTGCGCGGCGAGTTCCACGCCTTCATGCTGCTGAGCATCTGCGGCGCGATGCTGATCCCGGGCAGCCCCGATCTGGTGTGGTTCTTCCTGGCCCTGGAGCTGAC
This portion of the Planctomycetota bacterium genome encodes:
- the nuoL gene encoding NADH-quinone oxidoreductase subunit L; this encodes MMMLLAQHEAPAHAAVTAVAKAVAMPDLRWAGWILLLPAISVVLTGLCAALRVKNKLPGWITVLALAGSFALVLKLYFLRGEAGDPVTIHLWDWMNFRWGDQSKWHSLQADVSIYLDGLTLFWMLFVTGLGTLIALYATEYMEADVGKGYARFFNGVSIFILAMCTLVLADNLLLLYLGWEGVGLASYLLIGYFYKKPSAVAAGKKAFIVNRVGDLGLAVGIWLIWVNYGSIEYSTLFQVWNDTARGVGGFDRALIPFCLMLGAFGKSAQLPLYVWLPDAMEGPTPVSALIHAATMVTAGVYLIARMYPLFALHPDALATVAWVGGLTAIFSATIGMAQYDFKRVFAYSTISQLGYMFMGLGVGTTFGAAYHTLTHAFFKALLFLTAGAVMHGFAGQLDLRKLSGLRRVPGFAIVSWTMLIGCLWLSAFPFTAGMLSKDLILVQAIGGTDHGFFWLGWIGLITAALTAYYSFRVWFRVCAGPVFYMPGDEGHDDHDNHDDHHHGAHDKHASHEFHPHAPRLAINGVLILIMLGAFATGIPGYMALQGHENWAQVMIAHSSAVAGSVEAHVHDAVCFGMNPHKLVEVFGTIAALGGIGVAMYFHLLQRRAADRLRAWLLAHNSVRWIPVAMENKWYVDEIYHALFRGPAWITGHILHFTDKHVVDGLLVNGFGRIPAAFGRLFQPLYNGVLQGYATTMAGGAALVIAWIVYRWISGGAT
- a CDS encoding NADH-quinone oxidoreductase subunit M, translating into MIHHLLLILPILTAAAIAFSSQHSAKWIAFAGSTATFIAGAVFAVQFPNWSTGGFWPNEGSTSILGSFGVDLKIGVDSVSMLLVLLTVFLTPLSIAGSFSAIRTRQREYYAWFMVLETSMLLAFMSRDLIFFYIGYEFTLIPMFFLISIWGGPMRGPAAIKFFIFTFLGSVFTLTAVIFVAVRHFESAGTWTFGIEELVKFSSTQLSDREQFWVFVGLIVGFAIKTPFFPTHSWLPLAHDQAPTGGSVILAGVLLKLGTYGVFRFALPMSPIGAVECSTFFAILGIIAILYMSLVCWVQTDIKKLIAYSSVSHMGFVVLGLFALNPIGLQGAVMYMVNHGLSTGALFLCIGMIYERYHTKDMEQLGGLVARMPVWSFFMIVFTLSSVGLPGLNGFIGEFLCLMGAFVAEHDQPAGYPGVLGPWYAVIAAIGLILGAMYLLIMLGKIVWGPLREPHGDGHAGHHGEHAASELPRDLNFREIAILAPIALVCLAIGLYPQPILNAVEPNVKETLASFPKVIDAHNAKLGTPNPNKPTVHAEAPR
- the nuoK gene encoding NADH-quinone oxidoreductase subunit NuoK; the protein is MTHLLASTQFGASHAVTVTLALSALLFVTGLVGFLVRRNMILMFLSTEIMFQAAALAFIAFGRMRMDTGGQIFVIFILTVAAAEAALALGLVVLLFRRKETLNSEAWSELHE